In one window of Mercurialis annua linkage group LG4, ddMerAnnu1.2, whole genome shotgun sequence DNA:
- the LOC126679152 gene encoding (S)-ureidoglycine aminohydrolase isoform X2 has product MDSKSPYWKVTNPTLSPSHLQDLPGFTRSVYKREHALITPESHVFGSLPDWTNTSGAYLITPDIGAHFVMYLAKMQEKSRSGLPPRNIERFIFVVQGSANLTDASGTSHKLMVDSYAYLPPNSEHSVKCDAFATLVVFERRHAFLENLSTEQIVGSTDKQPLLETPGEVFELRKLLPQSLHYDFNIHIMDFQPGEFLNVKEVHYNQHGLLLLEGQGIYRLGDSWYPVQAGDVIWMAPFVPQWYAALGKTRSRYLLYKDVNRNPLQ; this is encoded by the exons ATGGATTCCAAATCTCCCTATTGGAAAGTAACTAATCCAACACTTTCTCCTTCTCATCTTCAAG ACTTACCAGGCTTCACACGCAGTGTTTACAAAAGAGAGCATGCTTTGATAACACCTGAAAGTCATGTTTTCGGTTCTTTACCTGACTG GACAAATACGTCGGGAGCTTATCTAATCACTCCCGATATAGGCGCGCACTTTGTAATGTACCTAGCAAAGATGCAAG AAAAATCAAGATCAGGACTCCCTCCTCGCAATATAGAGAG GTTCATATTCGTGGTTCAGGGTTCGGCAAATCTTACTGATGCATCTGGAACAAGTCACAAACTGATG GTGGATTCATATGCTTATCTACCTCCCAATTCTGAACATTCCGTGAAATGTGATGCATTTGCTACTCTTGTCGTCTTTGAACGGAG GCATGCTTTTCTGGAGAATCTTAGTACTGAGCAGATTGTGGGCTCAACAGACAAGCAACCACTTCTTGAGACTCCAGGAGAG GTGTTTGAACTTAGGAAGCTTCTTCCCCAGTCATTGCATTATGACTTCAATATCCAT ATCATGGATTTTCAACCTGGTGAATTTCTTAATGTGAag GAAGTCCATTATAATCAGCATGGCTTACTGCTATTAGAGGGACAGGGTATATACCGTTTGGGCGATAGCTG gtatcCAGTCCAAGCTGGTGATGTCATTTGGATGGCTCCATTTGTGCCTCAATG GTATGCTGCGCTTGGTAAAACACGCTCACGGTATCTACTCTACAAAGATGTAAACAGGAATCCACTACAATAG
- the LOC126679152 gene encoding (S)-ureidoglycine aminohydrolase isoform X1 produces MSSATLSLIFIPPFFFFLCLFLSLYEIDSADGGFCSAPSTLDQEMDSKSPYWKVTNPTLSPSHLQDLPGFTRSVYKREHALITPESHVFGSLPDWTNTSGAYLITPDIGAHFVMYLAKMQEKSRSGLPPRNIERFIFVVQGSANLTDASGTSHKLMVDSYAYLPPNSEHSVKCDAFATLVVFERRHAFLENLSTEQIVGSTDKQPLLETPGEVFELRKLLPQSLHYDFNIHIMDFQPGEFLNVKEVHYNQHGLLLLEGQGIYRLGDSWYPVQAGDVIWMAPFVPQWYAALGKTRSRYLLYKDVNRNPLQ; encoded by the exons atgtcatCAGCAACCCTCTCATTAATTTTCATACCCccttttttcttcttcctttGTCTTTTTCTAA gtttgtatgaaattgattcTGCTGATGGAGGATTCTGTTCAGCTCCTTCAACACTTGATCAGGAAATGGATTCCAAATCTCCCTATTGGAAAGTAACTAATCCAACACTTTCTCCTTCTCATCTTCAAG ACTTACCAGGCTTCACACGCAGTGTTTACAAAAGAGAGCATGCTTTGATAACACCTGAAAGTCATGTTTTCGGTTCTTTACCTGACTG GACAAATACGTCGGGAGCTTATCTAATCACTCCCGATATAGGCGCGCACTTTGTAATGTACCTAGCAAAGATGCAAG AAAAATCAAGATCAGGACTCCCTCCTCGCAATATAGAGAG GTTCATATTCGTGGTTCAGGGTTCGGCAAATCTTACTGATGCATCTGGAACAAGTCACAAACTGATG GTGGATTCATATGCTTATCTACCTCCCAATTCTGAACATTCCGTGAAATGTGATGCATTTGCTACTCTTGTCGTCTTTGAACGGAG GCATGCTTTTCTGGAGAATCTTAGTACTGAGCAGATTGTGGGCTCAACAGACAAGCAACCACTTCTTGAGACTCCAGGAGAG GTGTTTGAACTTAGGAAGCTTCTTCCCCAGTCATTGCATTATGACTTCAATATCCAT ATCATGGATTTTCAACCTGGTGAATTTCTTAATGTGAag GAAGTCCATTATAATCAGCATGGCTTACTGCTATTAGAGGGACAGGGTATATACCGTTTGGGCGATAGCTG gtatcCAGTCCAAGCTGGTGATGTCATTTGGATGGCTCCATTTGTGCCTCAATG GTATGCTGCGCTTGGTAAAACACGCTCACGGTATCTACTCTACAAAGATGTAAACAGGAATCCACTACAATAG